A single Caretta caretta isolate rCarCar2 chromosome 2, rCarCar1.hap1, whole genome shotgun sequence DNA region contains:
- the HAS2 gene encoding hyaluronan synthase 2 has product MHCERFICILRILGTTLFGVSLLLGITAAYIVGYQFIQTDNYYFSFGLYGAILASHLIIQSLFAYLEHRKMKRSLETPIKLNKTVALCIAAYQEDPDYLRKCLLSVKRLTYPGIKVIMVIDGNSEDDIYMMDIFSEIMGRDKSVTYIWRNNFHEKGPGETEESHKESMQHVTQLVLSNKSICIMQKWGGKREVMYTAFKALGRSVDYVQVCDSDTMLDPASSVEMVKVLEEDPMVGGVGGDVQILNKYDSWISFLSSVRYWMAFNIERACQSYFGCVQCISGPLGMYRNSLLHEFVEDWYNQEFMGSQCSFGDDRHLTNRVLSLGYATKYTARSKCLTETPIEYLRWLNQQTRWSKSYFREWLYNAMWFHRHHLWMTYEAVITGFFPFFLIATVIQLFYRGKIWNILLFLLTVQLVGLVKSSFASCLRGNIVMVFMSLYSVLYMSSLLPAKMFAIATINKAGWGTSGRKTIVVNFIGLIPVSVWFTILLGGVIFTICKESKKSFSDSKQTVLIIGTVLYACYWVMLLTLYLVLITKCGRRKKGQQYDMVLDV; this is encoded by the exons ATGCATTGTGAGAGATTTATATGTATCCTGAGAATACTTGGAACCACGCTCTTTGGGGTTTCCCTCCTGCTCGGAATCACAGCTGCTTACATTGTTGGCTACCAGTTTATCCAAACAGATAATTACTATTTCTCTTTTGGACTCTATGGTGCTATTTTGGCATCACATCTCATCATCCAAAGCCTATTTGCCTATTTAGAACACCGGAAAATGAAAAGATCACTTGAGACTCCAATAAAGTTGAACAAAACAGTTGCCCTTTGTATTGCTGCCTATCAAGAGGATCCTGACTACTTAAGAAAATGTTTACTTTCAGTGAAAAGATTGACCTACCCTGGAATTAAAGTTATCATGGTCATTGATGGGAACTCAGAAGATGACATTTACATGATGGACATTTTTAGTGAAATCATGGGCAGGGACAAATCTGTCACTTATATATGGAGGAATAACTTTCACGAGAAGGGTCCAGGTGAGACAGAAGAGTCACATAAAGAGAGTATGCAGCACGTAACTCAACTAGTCCTATCCAACAAAAGTATTTGCATCATGCAGAAATGGGGTGGAAAAAGAGAAGTAATGTACACAGCATTCAAAGCGCTGGGGAGAAGTGTGGATTATGTACAG GTTTGTGATTCAGATACAATGCTTGATCCGGCCTCGTCGGTGGAGATGGTAAAGGTTTTAGAGGAAGATCCAATGGTTGGCGGAGTTGGGGGTGATGTGCAG ATTTTGAACAAGTATGATTCCTGGATCTCCTTTCTTAGCAGCGTGAGATACTGGATGGCATTTAACATAGAACGAGCCTGCCAGTCCTATTTTGGCTGTGTACAGTGCATCAGTGGACCTCTGGGAATGTACAGGAACTCCTTACTGCATGAATTTGTGGAAGATTGGTACAATCAAGAATTTATGGGCTCCCAGTGTAGTTTTGGAGATGACAGGCATCTGACTAACCGAGTGCTGAGTCTGGGTTATGCCACAAAGTACACAGCTAGATCAAAGTGCCTTACTGAAACACCTATAGAATACCTAAGGTGGCTGAACCAGCAGACCCGTTGGAGTAAATCATACTTTAGAGAGTGGCTGTATAATGCAATGTGGTTCCACAGGCATCATTTGTGGATGACTTACGAAGCTGTAATCACTGgattctttcctttcttcctcatTGCCACAGTCATTCAGCTTTTCTACCGGGGGAAAATCTGGAacatcctccttttcttgttgacAGTTCAGTTAGTAGGCCTTGTAAAGTCTTCCTTTGCCAGCTGCCTTAGGGGGAACATTGTCATGGTGTTCATGTCACTCTACTCAGTGTTGTACATGTCAAGTTTACTTCCAGCGAAGATGTTCGCAATAGCCACAATAAACAAAGCAGGGTGGGGCACATCAGGAAGAAAAACCATTGTCGTCAATTTCATAGGACTTATTCCAGTATCTGTTTGGTTTACAATCCTCCTAGGCGGTGTGATTTTCACTATATGCAAGGAATCAAAAAAGTCATTTTCCGATTCAAAACAGACTGTTCTCATCATTGGTACAGTACTCTATGCATGCTACTGGGTTATGCTTTTGACTTTGTATTTGGTTCTTATCACCAAATGTGGCAGGCGGAAGAAAGGGCAACAGTATGACATGGTGCTTGATGTATGA